From a region of the Microcebus murinus isolate Inina chromosome 23, M.murinus_Inina_mat1.0, whole genome shotgun sequence genome:
- the ADIPOR1 gene encoding adiponectin receptor protein 1 — protein sequence MSSHKGSVVAQGNGAPAGNRETDTVELAELGPLLEEKGRRVIANPTKAEEEQTCPVPQEEEEEVRVLTLPLQAHHAMEKMEEFVYKVWEGRWRVIPYDVLPDWLKDNDYLLHGHRPPMPSFRACFKSIFRIHTETGNIWTHLLGFVLFLFLGILTMLRPNMYFMAPLQEKVVFGMFFLGAVLCLSFSWLFHTVYCHSEKVSRTFSKLDYSGIALLIMGSFVPWLYYSFYCSPQPRLIYLSIVCVLGISAIIVAQWDRFATPKHRQTRAGVFLGLGLSGVVPTMHFTIAEGFVKATTVGQMGWFFLMAVMYITGAGLYAARIPERFFPGKFDIWFQSHQIFHVLVVAAAFVHFYGVSNLQEFRYGLEGGCTDDSLL from the exons ATGTCTTCTCACAAAGGATCTGTGGTGGCACAGGGCAATGGGGCTCCTGCCGGCAACAGGGAAACGGACACAGTGGAACTGGCTGAGCTGGGACCCCTGCTAGAGGAGAAGGGCAGACGAGTGATCGCCAATCCGACCAAA GCTGAAGAAGAGCAAACATGCCCAGTgccccaggaagaggaggaggaggtgcgGGTGCTGACGCTTCCCCTGCAAGCCCACCACGCCATGGAGAAGATGGAGGAGTTTGTGTATAAG GTCTGGGAGGGACGCTGGAGGGTCATCCCATACGATGTGCTCCCCGACTGGCTGAAGGACAATGACTACCTGCTACATGGCCACAGGCCGCCCATGCCCTCCTTTCGGGCTTGCTTCAAGAGCATCTTCCGCATCCACACAGAAACTGGCAACATCTGGACCCATCTGCTTG GTTTTGTGCTGTTTCTGTTTTTGGGAATCTTGACCATGCTTAGACCAAATATGTACTTCATGGCCCCTCTACAGGAGAAGGTGGTTTTTGGGATGTTCTTTTTGGGTGCAGtgctctgcctcagcttctcctgGCTCTTCCACACTGTCTATTGTCATTCAGAGAAAGTCTCTCGGACTTTTTCCAA ACTGGACTATTCAGGGATCGCTCTACTGATTATGGGGAGCTTTGTCCCCTGGCTCTATTACTCCTTCTACTGCTCCCCACAGCCACGGCTCATCTACCTCTCCATCGTTTGTGTCCTGGGCATTTCTGCCATCATTGTGGCACAGTGGGACCGGTTTGCCACTCCTAAGCACCGGCAGACGAGAGCAG GAGTGTTCCTGGGACTTGGTCTGAGTGGTGTGGTGCCCACCATGCACTTCACCATCGCGGAGGGCTTCGTCAAGGCCACCACGGTGGGCCAGATGGGCTGGTTCTTCCTCATGGCTGTGATGTACATCACTGGAGCTGGCCTTTACGCTGCTCGAATTCCTGAGCGCTTCTTTCCTGGCAAATTTGACATATGG ttccagtctcatcagatTTTCCACGTCCTGGTGGTGGCGGCAGCCTTTGTCCACTTCTATGGGGTCTCCAACCTTCAGGAATTCCGTTATGGCCTGGAAGGTGGCTGTACTGATGactcccttctctga